Sequence from the Colletotrichum higginsianum IMI 349063 chromosome 6, whole genome shotgun sequence genome:
GAGATCCTTCGTCGTGTTGACGTTCAGGGGTTCGACAAAGGTGCCGTGAAGCGAACGCAGGTGAGGCTGAACGCACGGATCCATGGACCTGCTGAAGTTCTGTACGTAGCCCTGGCGGGCGAACGGTGCTGTCCACAAGTACGGCAAGGTTGGCGGCAAGGATAGGTCCGTCGCCGCAGGTACGTTTCTGGCTGGGGAATCCGAAGGGCAGGCCGCTCGCACGAGATCCCAGTACTTGCGCCGGTCGCCGCTTGTCCACCCCTTAGAGTAAGGCTGGCCTcgggcggcatcgacgcTCGTCAAGCTTTGGAAACCGGCCGTGGCCTTGTTCTTGGTGGGCATCTTTCTTATCTTTCCTTCCTTCGCAACGTACTTCTCCATATCCTCCCATGGAACCAGTATCCTGGGCTCCTGCATGTGGTTGATGGGCATGTCTACGTCCGGGAGATGTTTCGCAAACTCGGAAACCAACGCCGTCCATAACTCCAGCCAAGGCTCCTTGCCCTCCGTGTTCCCGTCGCCCGTCGCCGTGCCGTTGCGAACCCTTACGACGTGTTCACCGGCGTTGGCCTGCTTCGTGATCGTCTTCGCGTCGAGGGCCCAAAACGGCCTGATATCGTCGTGGATCCGGTCGAAGAACTCCTCGACAACTATCGCATCGGTCTCCATGGCGTGGTGGAACCATTCCTGGAACCCCGGGGGCGGGTGTCTGCCCCGTCGCTCTCGGTAGCGCTGGGCGGCACTGTGAAGAGTACGACTCCGTTTCTGGAGTATCGCCGCCTGCTTCGTCCGCGCGTCGTGGATCAGCCAATCGATCGGGTCCGCATCGGGGTCGCTGGCGTTGAAGGGGTACTTGAAGTagtcggtggcggcgccgtcggtgaATTTGATTCGGGAGGCTTTGGTGCTGATTGTGTCGCGGTACATGTAGGTGCTCGTCAACACCAAGGTCAAGATGAAGGTCGCCAGCACGCCCTTGAGCAAGGGCTTGAccgagctgggcggcggacGGTTGGTCTTCCACGCCATCGCAATGGTGATTTTTTTTCCCGCGCTTCAGTAGCCCTCGAAGATGAATGAGATCAGGTCATCTGTAAGGTCTTGGCTGCGACTCTCTGTCCATGATGAGACCGAGGAGGATGGAAACCGGTTTGGATTCACGAAGATAACAATCCGCAGAACTCATCCAAGCGACAAAGCCATGTACGTACGGCTGGTTTTTGCAAAGGGGATACGCGGCTCTGGAGCCCCCTTTCCCATCGATGCGACGAGACTGGATACACCCTGGTTCACTGACGTGGGGATCATTTTGCGTGGTGGGGGGAAATTACGCCGAGCCACTTTAACTGAGCGTAACCGAGTACACTTTGAACCGCAACTGTCTGAGACCTTTAGCACCCAAACATTTAGAAAATATTAGGTTGTTGCCAGTGCATTGCTGACCGTGTTGTTTGCTACTGAGTTGACTGGGGAATAATTAAGAAAGCTTTTCGGTCCATTCCTACTTCAAGCACGTCGTGTTTGTTGGTTGGCACCTCGGTAGCGGCGCAGTTCTCCCGTCCGGGCCGGCCGAGCACGGCCCCGTCACTCCGGCCTCCAATCTTCCTTGCTTTGTTAACCTCGGCCAGTCGCCAGTCGCGTGAGCTGTTAGCTAGGAACCCTGTTTCTGTTGTTATCCTACTTCAGTTCCTCGTGCTCAACCTTCAGACTATAACTCAAAGCATTCCACCCGAACGTGGACTCCATCATGTAGCATCCCTAATCGAGCCCAGGAAACCCCTGTTCCTTCTTTATCCCTAGTAGACGCAAACGTAGTAAACAATCGAATCATGACCGTTTTGTGAAGACCATGTTCTACCAAATCGCCTGGGTAGACGGATGATTCATTTCCATCTACACCCTTCTGCGACTCGCTACGCACACTCCCATGTCCGACGGTAAATTTGTTCATACCCATTACCAACAGACACCGCTCGCTCAAACGCCGTTTAACAACTCAGACCTTGCGGCGTCGAATCCTGCTTTTGATGCTGGGTTTTCTTCATGGATTGATATATGTGAGCTTGTCCTTGAAGAGTTTGACACCGGTCTCGGTCCATATCATTAAATCTCGTCTACGTGAACAATACCTGTATCTGGACGAATAGGAAAATGAAGTCGTCGCGCCGGCGTAGGCAAATTTTTACTCAACGACTTAAACCCGCCAGTCAGGATGGGCATGGCACACGCAGGGGGTATGACACGTTTATCGCCGTGAAGATGTACATAGCCTTGAACTGTTTGAGTATAAAACTAAAACTCGGAGTCCGCTGTTGTAGATCCTAACTGCAAGGAGTCAGGTTTGATCTAGCATACATCGTCCACGTGCGCCACTCGCAGTCTGATGGCAAAACACAACCCAAAGTCATCCAACACAGCACTCGCAGATGTGTGGCCGTGAAATTGCCCCGAGAGATTTGCTTCATGATGGAATAAAGCATGAACTCGACGCCGCATAGGACGGTCGGTCGCGAACATCCGGCAAAATCTCAGATGGCCCGTTGAAAAACCTAGACATGGCCGGCCGGTATCCCTTTTTCCAAGCCAGCGTTGTGACAGTATACACAATATGAAGAACTGGCAAAAGAGTACTGCCAGCAaaggccatcgacgacatccaGATGACGGCGACATGTCAACTTCCCCATATGATTACATAAGGCAAGCTATAGCATCCGGACCATCCCAGCAGCCGGCCAGCCAATCAAAGGGCCCGTAATGCAATTAGCGAGAAAAGAGGCGAAAACCATCAACCGCCATCGACAACGTCAACCATCCTGCCAAAAAAGGTCCGCCCCCCGACCCCTTCGCCCTTCGagtcgccggccgccgctccctcccaccccccgcGATATACCCTCTCCACTCCATCAAACCCGATTCCTTCCCCGAAAGAGACCTCGACGTTCTCCATACCGCACACGACAAAGATGCTTTCCTCCACGAGGACAGCGGCCTCAATGGCCCTGCGAGGTAAGCTCTCCCCCGAACCCGGTCTACCGAACGAGCAACCGAAACGCATGAGGCTCCCTCACGGGGACCGTCCGCCACCCCGAtacaccaccatcaccaccatcgaATCGAAACACGGAATAGCTTCAATCTTGCGATTGAGGCCCTGTCGTCGTGTTGATGTGCCTGGACGTTGACTGACTTCAATTGGCCCCCCATGTAGCGAAGCCGAccgcctccgtcatcccctTCAGaatcgccgccgcctccatctcctcctcggcgcgaAAGGACGCCAGCCCCGCTGCTGCACACTCGACCGGCCTCGTCAAGAAGGAGCGCAGGGAGGTCCCCCTTCCTAGCCAGGAGGGCACCAAGGGTGTTTTGCAATATGCTCTGTACGACTCTCCCCACACCTCCCAGCACCCAgatccctcccctccccccccctccaacgCGGAGACGCTTCAAACTCATTACTCTCCGTATCCGCATTGAAAGGCAAACGACCCTTTCCGACGACCATATCACTAACAACCGAACTTTCCAATTCACAGCACCTCCCTCGACGTAATAACGAACTGGGCTCGTCAGTCCTCCCTCTGGCCCATGACCTTCGGTCTCGCCTGCTGCGCCGTCGAGATGATGCACCTCTCCACGCCTCGCTACGACCAGGACCGTCTCGGAATCATTTTCCGTGCATCCCCGCGCCAGTCGGACGTGATGATCGTCGCCGGTACCCTCACCAACAAGATGGCCCCGGCCCTGCGCCAGGTCTACGACCAGATGCCCGAGCCCCGCTGGGTCGTCTCCATGGGCTCTTGCGCCAACGGTGGCGGCTACTACCACTACTCGTACTCGGTCGTCCGCGGTTGCGACCGTGTTGTCCCCGTCGACGTCTACGTCCCTGGGTGCCCCCCGACCTCTGAGGCCCTCATGTACGGCATCTTCCAGCTCCAGCGGAAGATGCGCAACACCAAGATCACCCGCATGTGGTACCGCAAGTAAACGCTTTCGCCCCCCCAAATTTGTTTCGTCAGTGGACACAACAAAAGAAAAAGCGGATGGAGAGACAAGACGACGGGAAAGACGTTTTTTTGCAAAGAGCCCGGGCGCCGTGTtgtgggaggaggagctgtCTTGGTTGTATGTTTCCAAGGGGGGTGGCGCCTTTTGCGGCTTAGCAGGTGAAAAGCCCGGCCCAGAGAAAGAGACTGAGATACACCAGGCACACTGGGGCCGATTCCGGGAGGGCGGggcttctttttcttttgtaTGCGGATGTGCGTGTGGCTGGAGTGTGTGTGCTCTTGGTGTGTACATATGCGGAGGATCCATCGGTAGACGACCGCCGATGGATTGTAGATTACAAGTTTTGCTTCTATTTTATCTTGGCTCCTCCGCCCCCAGTGCGCCAGGCTTTGGGGGAGTTTCAAAAAACCGTGATTTGTGTTTTGAATTTGCGTTAATGGTTCTTTTCAATCATCAAGTCGAAAGGTTGCGGTTGGACAACAGGGCATAATCTTTTTGCTGGTCTCGTGACGGCAAGTTTTGGCCGCCggaaacaaacaaacaaacaaccAATGTGACCAACTAGCTCAGAACGCCAACCACCGAAAAGCACGAGTAACTGACTGTGCAGTTGGTTAGAAGCAAGGCAATCGATATGCATCTGGGCCGCCATCTCTGAGCCATTTGCTATGGCATAGGAATCCCTCCACCTCCCGAGGGAAGGAGCTCCGCAGAGGACATCACAGAAACGAATGCTCCCTAGTGAGGTATGTGTGtatataaaataaaataaacTATGTCTGATGCGGATTCCGCACTGGAGGTGTGATGCCCGTTACAATCAAATGCGCCCTTCAATCCATGGATAGTCCTCCTGTTTCTTGTCCTTGAAAGACTCAAGTCGTTTGGGGTCTTCTCTTCAGACCGCTATTAATCCCTCCTGGCTACGACTCACATCGCAGACGTCTAGTTCTCGATACAACCTCGCCGCACCCAAGGAGTTTTTTGGTACAACACGGCTGGTCCTTCCGTCGCTACTCTCTGCTCGTACTTGGCCGCTTTTCGGCTCGAATCGCTTCGTCTCGTCATCACTTCCCACGGCCCTCCGCATATAGAAAGGAAAAACAGAGGTTTATTCCAAGGAGCCCTACCGCACGCCAAACATCCGAATGAATTTGATGCTGCAAATTTCCACACCAACAAGGTTCGAGGTCTGGCCCCATCTTTCAACGTAAAGTGGGCACCATATCTGACACGCAGGCCTCGACCCAGAATGAGACATGGCCACTATGTGAAGGTGGCACAGGTCCTGGTCGTGCTTCTGTCACGCAGAAGCGTCAAGAGTGGTTGATGTGATCGATGGGACGTCTATTCTTGACCGAAGCCCATGGTCTCCTCAACGGCAATGGTGAGCTTCTGCTGCAGCATTTCGAGACTCTTGTATGGCGGCAGGTCCAAACGGTTGAAACTAGAAAAGGGATCAGTTTGTGGGCGCTTCCGAGAAGCTCCAAGATGGAAACTTACCATGTGTGAGCCTTGGGGAGGTTGTTGATCTCGCCCGCCTTCTCAATTGTGAACCTTCTCGGTCCGTCACTGCCCTGAAGATCCTTGAAACCGTTGACGGGGATACGGGAAGTGCCCGTGGCGAACTGGAGCAAACGCGACTTCTGTTCTCCGTCCCATGACCTAATCGTCTGCCAAAAGAATTGAATAACCTCGTCCGACTCGGTGTAACCACGGTAGTCGGTGTGCTTCTTCCAGTCGTCAACGTCGATCTCGGCAATACCACCAATGAGCAGCTCAAGCTCGCGTTCGTCGAAGACATTGACCAGGTCCTGAGGAATAAGCTCGTGGAAGCCGTCCTTGAAGGCCTGGAACTGCTCTGCAATACGCTTCTCGATTCTCCACTTGACCATAAGGTCGACGTActccttcttgttctcgTTTGTCACATCAATATCACGACCACCGGGGATGAGATCCTCGACAGTCATGACGCCGAAGCGCTCGTCTTCCGTAGAGAAGGTCTGCTCGAGAATTCCTCCAGAGATGTCGTTGTCCAACATCCACTGCAGAGATCGGTGGAAGTCGGCGTCGACACCCTCCATGTCAGCCAGGACGACCGACTTGCCAAGGATCATCTTGTACAAAGCACCGATGAAAAAGGCGTCAAGGAAACGACGGTGGAAAATGGCCAGACCCACAACGCGGCCGATGAACTTGAAGTAGTTCAAATGCTCGGGGTTGATTCCGGAGTGGGGATTGATCTGGAGGGTGTAGTTGTCGTGGGCAGAGTATTCGAATAGGCAGTAGAAGGGGTTAAACATTTCGTGGGAGAGCAAAAAGAAGAACTCTCTGGAAAGACCGCCGTAGTCAAGACCATCCTCACCGTCAAACTTGATCATGAGGCGCTTCTTCAAATCAGTGGCAGATTGCCGAGTAATTTCTGCAAACGAGTCCTCGAAGATGTGGGAACGCCGGACTTTAATGTGGCATTGTCCAGAAAGAATGCGCATCGCGGGTTGCGAGCGGAAGTAGATGAGCTTCCTCCTGAAGTCTCGCTTGTACTGCGGCACGTTCTGatccaaggaggagggcaagcGAGGGTCGTCCCACGTGGTGGTCTTCGTATTGTGGTCCACGAAGTACACTCTGGCGGTGTTTGTCAGGCGCATCTCCCAGCCGCTTGGCAAAGGTCCCAGCTGCGATacgggctgctgctggatcGTCCCGTTCTGGTTGTTTTGCCCGCCATACATACGGATGTATTGTTGCCGACGGGGATCGACCCAGGTGGTCGTCCGAGTGTTGTGGTCCACGAAATACGGGCGGCCCTCCGGGGTCCATCTCTGTTCCCACCCAGGCGGCAGCTCGCCAGTGCCCGGACTCGTCGCTCCAGTATGCATCATGGTGGAGTTTTGAGCATTCTGGGCAGCGGCCGCTTGCTGGGCTTGCAAAGTCGGCGAGTTTGCACCGGTTCGGTCCTCGGGAAGGGTTCGGTTCTGGTGTCTCTGGCGCTCCACTTGGGTCGCTGCCTCGCGGTCGTTCCTCTGTTCCACAGCTCCGGCAACGGTTGGCCTGTTCCAGCTGGTAGTTCTGGTGTTGTGATCGACATAGTATGTACGGCCCAGGTTATCCTCTCGGCGTTCCCAGCCAGCTGGCAATCGACCTTGGGCATCTTCAAAGGGACTGAGGGTGCTGGACTGGCGTGCAGGAGCTGCTGCGCCGTTGGCAGACGGAGGAGGCCCATTTGAGGTcatgctggccggcctgTGCGGGAGATTAACCTGGGACCCGGGTGTCGGGCCGCCATTAGGAGCACCCATCGCAGAACCCGGCCTAGCGTCAGCCGTCGGGGCCGATAATGTCGAAATGCTAGAACCTTGCGCCGGTGGAGCGAGTGAGGGTCGGCTAGACGAGGCCTGTCCGGCCCGAGCGGGTGTGGTGAGGTTCGTCGACAAGTTGATTATCAGCTTTCCGTGCACTACTAGGTTGTCGGTCGACTTCTTGAGGTCTCGCGTGAGCATCTGGTCTGTGCAGCGGGATCAAAGGTCAGCCATGTCCGGAAGCAAGGAGATGGATCGTCAAGTTGGGGCATTGTTACCATCAGCGTCTGGTGCCAACTCAATGACATCGCCGATTCGGACGTTGATAACGCCCAAGAAACCTTGGTCCTTCTTTTTGAACTTCTTCTGATCAAATACCTGGACGGCTAGGATGGTGTCCTCATTTACGTTGCTGTGGGGAGTTTGTCAGCATCTTGACATCAAGGCGAGAAACACACGAAGGATAACTGCTCACAGGTCAAAGCTTTCATTCCAGTACGGGTTCAGTGTCCGCTTCTGGGCCGTCGTGGTTTTGGTTTGGTCTCCGTTGACAgtgatgacggcgaaggGATCCGGGAAGCCTGAGCAAGGTTAACCGAAGCGCTGGGTGAGTGGAGGATTGGAAACAACGTACGGAAGACATCTCGCTTGTACAGGCCATCTGCGGCGATGACTGAAACGAAGTTAGTGACTATTGACGATGCGCGTGAAGACAGCGTGGAGATGACGAACTCGTAACTCGGAGGTTGGGCTTGCGGCTAGGGAACGACGCGGTTAGCGATGGTGGTTCATTCGGCACCGATGGCCCATCAAGCGGCATGATGCGGCTACTAGAAATCCAAAGAGAGAAACAGGACGGACGGCAAAACTTACTTGGGCTGCCCGGCATCATTGCGGGAGGAACTCATTTCGTCGCAGGATAGCCAGCGACAACGGTGTCGACTCCCAAAATATCTGTCGTGCTCAGAAGAAGGTGGTTTGTTCCTGGAACAAATGAGGGGTTGGGGAGGATGCGGCCAAAGTGTTTGAGAAAGACCGGTCGCAGGTTACGGCGGAAATGGATgcttcggcgacgacgggatGCAGCGGCGACAAGCAGAGGACGGTGTCTGCTGATATGAGGTCAGGTAGGCCAAATTGGCGTTgaggacgacaagaagtGATGGCGAAAGGCAGAGCTGAGGCTGTGCTTTGCTGTGTGGTGCAGAAAGCCCCCCGCTTCGACGAGCCAAGTGGGCTTGGGCTTTTGGGGGCCCCTTGGAGTTCCCTCGCTCGGGGGGTgggtgcggcggcggtgggtgATAAGGTGACGCGGCGGACGGGAAGGCCGAGCAAGGCTAAGAAGCACGGAAGGCGGGAGGGTAAAGGATGCTACAGGCCGGATCGAATTGAACCAGCGAT
This genomic interval carries:
- a CDS encoding Capsular associated protein, which encodes MAWKTNRPPPSSVKPLLKGVLATFILTLVLTSTYMYRDTISTKASRIKFTDGAATDYFKYPFNASDPDADPIDWLIHDARTKQAAILQKRSRTLHSAAQRYRERRGRHPPPGFQEWFHHAMETDAIVVEEFFDRIHDDIRPFWALDAKTITKQANAGEHVVRVRNGTATGDGNTEGKEPWLELWTALVSEFAKHLPDVDMPINHMQEPRILVPWEDMEKYVAKEGKIRKMPTKNKATAGFQSLTSVDAARGQPYSKGWTSGDRRKYWDLVRAACPSDSPARNVPAATDLSLPPTLPYLWTAPFARQGYVQNFSRSMDPCVQPHLRSLHGTFVEPLNVNTTKDLVPLFGGSKLRVNSDMLIPGAMYLSDDPSYTGGDTHGPAWPEKLDRLVWRGVGSGGLAQSDNWMHFHRQRLVEMLNGTTVRGMEANDVRAMTFDMPPLERYNTTRRRERRLGEFLTEFADVGFTHLLCGPSHDRRKECEWLAPHLSAVNATPMAEQFSSKFLPDADGYSFSGRFRAFLLSTSVPLKATVYAEWHDDRLTPWLHFVPLDNTFQDLYGVLDFFTDGDDEPGGSWGVDKVLGKRSKGDDAARWIAEQGKEWAEKVLRREDMRLYVWRLLLEFARVCDEYRDTLGYVDDLP
- a CDS encoding NADH-ubiquinone oxidoreductase 19.3 kDa subunit, translating into MLSSTRTAASMALRAKPTASVIPFRIAAASISSSARKDASPAAAHSTGLVKKERREVPLPSQEGTKGVLQYALTSLDVITNWARQSSLWPMTFGLACCAVEMMHLSTPRYDQDRLGIIFRASPRQSDVMIVAGTLTNKMAPALRQVYDQMPEPRWVVSMGSCANGGGYYHYSYSVVRGCDRVVPVDVYVPGCPPTSEALMYGIFQLQRKMRNTKITRMWYRK
- a CDS encoding E3 ubiquitin-protein ligase yields the protein MMPGSPSFPDPFAVITVNGDQTKTTTAQKRTLNPYWNESFDLNVNEDTILAVQVFDQKKFKKKDQGFLGVINVRIGDVIELAPDADDQMLTRDLKKSTDNLVVHGKLIINLSTNLTTPARAGQASSSRPSLAPPAQGSSISTLSAPTADARPGSAMGAPNGGPTPGSQVNLPHRPASMTSNGPPPSANGAAAPARQSSTLSPFEDAQGRLPAGWERREDNLGRTYYVDHNTRTTSWNRPTVAGAVEQRNDREAATQVERQRHQNRTLPEDRTGANSPTLQAQQAAAAQNAQNSTMMHTGATSPGTGELPPGWEQRWTPEGRPYFVDHNTRTTTWVDPRRQQYIRMYGGQNNQNGTIQQQPVSQLGPLPSGWEMRLTNTARVYFVDHNTKTTTWDDPRLPSSLDQNVPQYKRDFRRKLIYFRSQPAMRILSGQCHIKVRRSHIFEDSFAEITRQSATDLKKRLMIKFDGEDGLDYGGLSREFFFLLSHEMFNPFYCLFEYSAHDNYTLQINPHSGINPEHLNYFKFIGRVVGLAIFHRRFLDAFFIGALYKMILGKSVVLADMEGVDADFHRSLQWMLDNDISGGILEQTFSTEDERFGVMTVEDLIPGGRDIDVTNENKKEYVDLMVKWRIEKRIAEQFQAFKDGFHELIPQDLVNVFDERELELLIGGIAEIDVDDWKKHTDYRGYTESDEVIQFFWQTIRSWDGEQKSRLLQFATGTSRIPVNGFKDLQGSDGPRRFTIEKAGEINNLPKAHTCFNRLDLPPYKSLEMLQQKLTIAVEETMGFGQE